Proteins co-encoded in one Salarias fasciatus chromosome 4, fSalaFa1.1, whole genome shotgun sequence genomic window:
- the alg1 gene encoding chitobiosyldiphosphodolichol beta-mannosyltransferase isoform X1, whose product MSTRCWSFFLLLLAALLAGSAALLAAGDAPDCFLPVPAVLVTALAGLLTLLCGWRLRRRDGGTERRVCVLVLGDVGRSPRMQYHALSLSRHLYHVTVVGFLDSKPHQDVLNQQRIRILPITEVRGVQAGPKLLRYVTKVLVQSLQLLRVLLSMELQALVLMQNPPGLPGIAVAWLVCVLRGSRLIVDWHNYGYTIMALSHGPAHPVVRLARWYEHFFGPLASDNLCVTNAMKEDLQENWNIRATTLYDRPASIFRETPLRLQHELFRRLGHSYPEFCFRGFDGSDPDPDLDLDLERTAFSVRDPADDSVTLRSERPALLLSSTSWTEDEDFSILLKALEDYEGFIRAGASLPSLVCVITGKGPQKEHYRRIIDSLHLEHVQICTPWLEAEDYPVLLGSADLGVCLHKSSSGLDLPMKVVDMFGCCLPVCAVHFRWSDPKLRPHRHTNATQQKTSRMTSVQTDNEFHVPFCSSVLSLVLNLCVFLCVCFSVCVSPLQFAGAGEARGERADLQRL is encoded by the exons ATGTCGACGCgctgctggagcttcttcctgctgctgctggccgctCTGCTGGCGGGGTCAGCGGCGCTGTTAGCGGCCGGGGACGCCCCGGACTGCTTCCTCCCGGTACCGGCGGTGCTCGTGACGGCGCTGGCCGGGCTGCTGACGCTGCTGTGCGGCTGGAGGCTGCGGCGGAGGGACGGCGGGACCGAGCGGCGGGTGTGCGTGCTCGTGCTCGGCGACGTCGGACGCAGTCCTCGGATGCAGTATCACGCGCTGTCCCTGAGCAGACACCTGTATCACGTGACCGTGGTGGGCTTCCTAG ACTCTAAACCTCATCAAGACGTTCTGAATCAGCAGAGAATCAGAATCCTTCCCATCACTGAAGTGAGAGGCGTTCAAG CGGGACCGAAGCTGCTCCGCTACGTGACGAAGGTTCTGGTCCAgtcgctgcagctgctccgaGTGCTGCTGAGCATGGAGCTGCAGGCGCTGGTCCTCATGCAG AATcccccggggctgccgggcaTCGCCGTGGCCTGGCTGGTGTGCGTCCTGCGTGGCAGCAGGTTGATCGTCGACTGGCACAACTACGGCTACACCATCATGGCTCTGAGCCACGGGCCAGCCCACCCGGTGGTCCGCCTGGCCAGGTG GTACGAGCACTTCTTCGGTCCTCTGGCCTCTGACAACCTGTGTGTGACCAACGCCATGAAGGAGGACCTGCAGGAGAACTGGAACATCCG GGCGACGACTCTGTACGACCGGCCGGCCTCCATCTTCAGAGAGACGCCGCTCCGCCTGCAGCACGAACTCTTCAGGAGGCTCGGACACTCGTACCCCGAGTTCTGCTTCAGAGG GTTCGATGGTTCTGATCCGGACccggatctggatctggatctggagcGGACGGCTTTCTCTGTTCGGGATCCTGCTGACGACTCGGTGACGCTGAGGTCCGAACGACCGGCTCTGCTGCTGAGCAGCACCAGCTGGACAG aGGACGAGGACTTCTCCATCCTGCTGAAAGCTCTGGAAG ATTACGAAGGTTTCATCCGAGCAGGAGCGTCGTTACCGTCGCTGGTCTGTGTGATCACAG gTAAAGGCCCTCAGAAGGAGCACTACCGGAGGATCATCGACTCGCTGCATTTGGAGCATGTGCAGATCTGCACTCCCTGGCTGGAGGCTGAGGATTATCCTGTGCTACTGG GGTCGGCCGATCTGGGAGTCTGCCTCCACAAGTCGTCCAGCGGTCTGGATCTGCCCATGAAGGTGGTGGACATGTTCGGCTGCTGCCTGCCCGTCTGCGCCGTCCACTTCCGCTGGTCAGACCCGAAGCTCCGCCCACACCGTCACACGAACGCCACCCAGCAGAAAACCAGCCGAATGACCTCAGTTCAAACAGACAATGAATTTCATGTTCCATTCTGTTCTTCAGTGCTGAGCTTGGTTttaaacctgtgtgtgtttctctgtgtgtgtttctccgtgTGTGTTTCTCCGTTGCAGTTTGCAGGAGCTGGTGAAGCACGAGGAGAACGGGCTGATCTTCAGAGACTCTGA
- the eef2kmt gene encoding protein-lysine N-methyltransferase EEF2KMT isoform X1: MEAREAAAEADGAVAEPDVLTDFQRWFFTMSRLKSFNWKFVENDLQRNKSSEIISEILKQTCLHPLCRSFPPSVRYRRLFLSELIRLQEAAGCDPLDELYDALGEVVGEAEGSECYKSYFLPCGGAVSLLEKVALISEGTTGLVTWEAALYLAEWALDHREFFSDRTVLELGSGVGLTGVAICRSCRPRRFVFSDCHAAVLQALRDNVRLNGLDGRAAPAVSVRRLDWTTATEDELREVGADVVIAADVVYDPDVAHSLVELLRLVLTRSSPPPAVLVCCAVRNPQTYGGFRRQLESRGIQPEVLDGAVSHVFPYDRLSHMELIRLTAADGLQV, from the exons ATGGAGGCCAGAGAAGCCGCGGCGGAGGCTGATGGAGCCGTGGCGGAGCCAGATGTGCTGACAGACTTCCAGCGGTGGTTCTTCACGATGAGCCGTCTGAAGTCTTTCAACTGGAAG TTTGTAGAAAATGATCTTCAGAGGAACAAATCATCAGAAATAATCTCAGAGATCCTGAAACAG acGTGCCTCCACCCGCTGTGCCGCTCCTTCCCACCCTCGGTCCGCTACAGGAGGCTGTTTCTGTCGGAGCTCATCAGGCTG CAGGAGGCCGCCGGCTGCGACCCTCTGGACGAGCTGTACGACGCCCTGGGCGAGGTGGTCGGCGAGGCGGAGGGCAGCGAGTGCTACAAGAGCTACTTCCTG CCCTGCGGCGGCGCCGTCAGCCTCCTGGAGAAGGTGGCGTTGATCTCGGAGGGGACGACCGGCCTGGTGACCTGGGAGGCGGCGCTGTACCTGGCTGAGTGGGCTCTGGATCACCGGGAATTCTTCTCCGACAG GACGGTGCTGGAGCTGGGCAGCGGCGTGGGCCTCACCGGCGTCGCCATCTGCCGCTCCTGCCGGCCCAGGAGGTTTGTGTTCAGCGACTGCCACGCCGCCGTGCTGCAGGCGCTGCGGGACAACGTCCGGCTCAACGGCCTGGACGGGCGGGCGGCGCCGGCCGTCAGCGTGCGGCGGCTGGACTGGACCACGGCCACCGAGGACGAGCTGAGGGAGGTCGGCGCCGACGTGGTGATCGCTGCAG ACGTGGTGTACGACCCGGACGTGGCGCacagcctggtggagctgctgcggctCGTCCTGACGCGCTCGTCCCCGCCGCCCGCCGTCCTGGTCTGCTGCGCCGTCAGAAACCCGCAGACGTACGGCGGCTTCAGACGGCAGCTGG AGAGCCGTGGAATCCAACCGGAGGTCCTGGACGGGGCCGTGAGCCACGTGTTTCCCTACGACAGACTGTCCCACATGGAGCTGATCAGACTGACGGCAGCAGACGGGCTTCAGGTCTGA
- the c4h16orf89 gene encoding UPF0764 protein C16orf89 homolog, which yields MRADTRRRLAAALALFAAALCGSRAEVIDDVLGSVSRGVSFLERQHEHINLDGAVGFVMLQAELKEAVRTWPHTDPLSWAQRTTAVALLKRLDQSLEKAVAALQENDPKYYWEFEPLLSWTFWMVPQEWRATDPSLVYSSTLTTECYDEQLSDKCLTLLLGTWKMNGTPCIVTRPCRDTMTRFGCPHYSLSHQLLYFMIGKMRGCSDLLKGDTRASRANMTEQNYQRIFCSNMMKTNQDIIRDGLTEQTLDIFIENILICGLAGFSDFLKADWLQHILRLQDEEVGCFGRDKSIISQIIGDELLEQLQPHRRVKRREKILPDGCSSHMTAVAVGALGGYLNFYLAEQDITKRPLT from the exons ATGCGGGCGGACACGCGGCGGCGGCTGGCCGCGGCGCTCGCGCTCTTTGCCGCGGCGCTGTGCGGCTCGCGCGCGGAGGTGATCGATGACGTCCTGGGCAGCGTGTCGCGCGGGGTGTCGTTCCTGGAGCGGCAGCACGAGCACATCAACCTGGACGGGGCGGTGGGCTTCGTCATGCTGCAGG CGGAGCTGAAGGAGGCGGTCCGGACGTGGCCTCACACCGACCCGCTCAGCTGGGCCCAGAGGACCACCGCCGTCGCTCTGCTCAAACGCCTGGACCAGAGCCTGGAGAAGGCCGTCGCCGCCCTGCAGGAGAACGACCCCAAGTACTACTGGG AGTTCGAGCCTCTGCTGTCGTGGACCTTCTGGATGGTTCCTCAGGAGTGGCGCGCCACCGACCCCAGCCTGGTCtactcctccaccctgaccacCGAGTGCTACGACGAGCAGCTCAGCGACAAGTGCCTGACGCTGCTGCTGGGAACCTG gaaGATGAACGGGACGCCCTGCATCGTCACCAGGCCCTGCAGGGACACCATGACCCGCTTCGGCTGTCCTCACTACTCCCTGTCACACCAGCTGCTTTATTTCATGATCGGGAAAATG AGAGGCTGCAGCGACCTGCTGAAGGGCGACACGCGGGCGTCCAGAGCCAACATGACGGAGCAGAACTACCAGAGGATCTTCTGCTCCAACATGATGAAGACCAACCAGGACATCATCCGAGACGGCCTGACCGAGCAGACGCTGGACATCTTCATCGAGAACA TCCTGATCTGTGGATTGGCCGGTTTCTCAGACTTCCTCaaagctgattggctgcagcaCATCCTGAGACTGCAGGACGAGGAAGTGGGCTGCTTCGGGAGAGACA AGAGCATCATCTCCCAGATCATCGGAgacgagctgctggagcagctgcagcctcacaggagggtgaagaggagggagaagatcCTTCCAG ACGGATGCTCCAGCCACATGACGGCGGTGGCGGTCGGCGCTCTGGGAGGATACCTCAACTTCTACCTGGCGGAGCAGGACATCACCAAGAGGCCGCTCACCTGA
- the eef2kmt gene encoding protein-lysine N-methyltransferase EEF2KMT isoform X2 has translation MEAREAAAEADGAVAEPDVLTDFQRWFFTMSRLKSFNWKFVENDLQRNKSSEIISEILKQTCLHPLCRSFPPSVRYRRLFLSELIRLEAAGCDPLDELYDALGEVVGEAEGSECYKSYFLPCGGAVSLLEKVALISEGTTGLVTWEAALYLAEWALDHREFFSDRTVLELGSGVGLTGVAICRSCRPRRFVFSDCHAAVLQALRDNVRLNGLDGRAAPAVSVRRLDWTTATEDELREVGADVVIAADVVYDPDVAHSLVELLRLVLTRSSPPPAVLVCCAVRNPQTYGGFRRQLESRGIQPEVLDGAVSHVFPYDRLSHMELIRLTAADGLQV, from the exons ATGGAGGCCAGAGAAGCCGCGGCGGAGGCTGATGGAGCCGTGGCGGAGCCAGATGTGCTGACAGACTTCCAGCGGTGGTTCTTCACGATGAGCCGTCTGAAGTCTTTCAACTGGAAG TTTGTAGAAAATGATCTTCAGAGGAACAAATCATCAGAAATAATCTCAGAGATCCTGAAACAG acGTGCCTCCACCCGCTGTGCCGCTCCTTCCCACCCTCGGTCCGCTACAGGAGGCTGTTTCTGTCGGAGCTCATCAGGCTG GAGGCCGCCGGCTGCGACCCTCTGGACGAGCTGTACGACGCCCTGGGCGAGGTGGTCGGCGAGGCGGAGGGCAGCGAGTGCTACAAGAGCTACTTCCTG CCCTGCGGCGGCGCCGTCAGCCTCCTGGAGAAGGTGGCGTTGATCTCGGAGGGGACGACCGGCCTGGTGACCTGGGAGGCGGCGCTGTACCTGGCTGAGTGGGCTCTGGATCACCGGGAATTCTTCTCCGACAG GACGGTGCTGGAGCTGGGCAGCGGCGTGGGCCTCACCGGCGTCGCCATCTGCCGCTCCTGCCGGCCCAGGAGGTTTGTGTTCAGCGACTGCCACGCCGCCGTGCTGCAGGCGCTGCGGGACAACGTCCGGCTCAACGGCCTGGACGGGCGGGCGGCGCCGGCCGTCAGCGTGCGGCGGCTGGACTGGACCACGGCCACCGAGGACGAGCTGAGGGAGGTCGGCGCCGACGTGGTGATCGCTGCAG ACGTGGTGTACGACCCGGACGTGGCGCacagcctggtggagctgctgcggctCGTCCTGACGCGCTCGTCCCCGCCGCCCGCCGTCCTGGTCTGCTGCGCCGTCAGAAACCCGCAGACGTACGGCGGCTTCAGACGGCAGCTGG AGAGCCGTGGAATCCAACCGGAGGTCCTGGACGGGGCCGTGAGCCACGTGTTTCCCTACGACAGACTGTCCCACATGGAGCTGATCAGACTGACGGCAGCAGACGGGCTTCAGGTCTGA
- the alg1 gene encoding chitobiosyldiphosphodolichol beta-mannosyltransferase isoform X2 produces MSTRCWSFFLLLLAALLAGSAALLAAGDAPDCFLPVPAVLVTALAGLLTLLCGWRLRRRDGGTERRVCVLVLGDVGRSPRMQYHALSLSRHLYHVTVVGFLDSKPHQDVLNQQRIRILPITEVRGVQAGPKLLRYVTKVLVQSLQLLRVLLSMELQALVLMQNPPGLPGIAVAWLVCVLRGSRLIVDWHNYGYTIMALSHGPAHPVVRLARWYEHFFGPLASDNLCVTNAMKEDLQENWNIRATTLYDRPASIFRETPLRLQHELFRRLGHSYPEFCFRGFDGSDPDPDLDLDLERTAFSVRDPADDSVTLRSERPALLLSSTSWTEDEDFSILLKALEDYEGFIRAGASLPSLVCVITGKGPQKEHYRRIIDSLHLEHVQICTPWLEAEDYPVLLGSADLGVCLHKSSSGLDLPMKVVDMFGCCLPVCAVHFRCLQELVKHEENGLIFRDSDELAQQLKSLLSEFPGSDGRLAAFRRNLRSSRGQRWDDNWDQNVLPMISGGR; encoded by the exons ATGTCGACGCgctgctggagcttcttcctgctgctgctggccgctCTGCTGGCGGGGTCAGCGGCGCTGTTAGCGGCCGGGGACGCCCCGGACTGCTTCCTCCCGGTACCGGCGGTGCTCGTGACGGCGCTGGCCGGGCTGCTGACGCTGCTGTGCGGCTGGAGGCTGCGGCGGAGGGACGGCGGGACCGAGCGGCGGGTGTGCGTGCTCGTGCTCGGCGACGTCGGACGCAGTCCTCGGATGCAGTATCACGCGCTGTCCCTGAGCAGACACCTGTATCACGTGACCGTGGTGGGCTTCCTAG ACTCTAAACCTCATCAAGACGTTCTGAATCAGCAGAGAATCAGAATCCTTCCCATCACTGAAGTGAGAGGCGTTCAAG CGGGACCGAAGCTGCTCCGCTACGTGACGAAGGTTCTGGTCCAgtcgctgcagctgctccgaGTGCTGCTGAGCATGGAGCTGCAGGCGCTGGTCCTCATGCAG AATcccccggggctgccgggcaTCGCCGTGGCCTGGCTGGTGTGCGTCCTGCGTGGCAGCAGGTTGATCGTCGACTGGCACAACTACGGCTACACCATCATGGCTCTGAGCCACGGGCCAGCCCACCCGGTGGTCCGCCTGGCCAGGTG GTACGAGCACTTCTTCGGTCCTCTGGCCTCTGACAACCTGTGTGTGACCAACGCCATGAAGGAGGACCTGCAGGAGAACTGGAACATCCG GGCGACGACTCTGTACGACCGGCCGGCCTCCATCTTCAGAGAGACGCCGCTCCGCCTGCAGCACGAACTCTTCAGGAGGCTCGGACACTCGTACCCCGAGTTCTGCTTCAGAGG GTTCGATGGTTCTGATCCGGACccggatctggatctggatctggagcGGACGGCTTTCTCTGTTCGGGATCCTGCTGACGACTCGGTGACGCTGAGGTCCGAACGACCGGCTCTGCTGCTGAGCAGCACCAGCTGGACAG aGGACGAGGACTTCTCCATCCTGCTGAAAGCTCTGGAAG ATTACGAAGGTTTCATCCGAGCAGGAGCGTCGTTACCGTCGCTGGTCTGTGTGATCACAG gTAAAGGCCCTCAGAAGGAGCACTACCGGAGGATCATCGACTCGCTGCATTTGGAGCATGTGCAGATCTGCACTCCCTGGCTGGAGGCTGAGGATTATCCTGTGCTACTGG GGTCGGCCGATCTGGGAGTCTGCCTCCACAAGTCGTCCAGCGGTCTGGATCTGCCCATGAAGGTGGTGGACATGTTCGGCTGCTGCCTGCCCGTCTGCGCCGTCCACTTCCGCTG TTTGCAGGAGCTGGTGAAGCACGAGGAGAACGGGCTGATCTTCAGAGACTCTGACGAGCTGGCCCAGCAGCTCAAG TCTCTCCTGTCGGAGTTTCCCGGCTCGGACGGCCGGCTGGCCGCCTTCAGGAGGAACCTccgctccagcagggggcagcgtTGGGACGACAACTGGGACCAGAACGTCCTGCCTATGATCTCCGGCGGCAGGTGA